In Rahnella aquatilis CIP 78.65 = ATCC 33071, one DNA window encodes the following:
- the lolC gene encoding lipoprotein-releasing ABC transporter permease subunit LolC: protein MYQPVALFIGLRYMRGRASDRFGRFVSWLSTIGITLGVMALVTVLSVMNGFEKDLEGNILGLMPQALITTPGGSLDPQKITHEQVSALQSVNRAVPLTTGDVVLQSPGSVAVGVMLGVDPDQKDPLAKYLTGVAQQELQPGKYNVILGDQLAQQLKVRRGDQLRLMVTSVSQFTPVGRVPSQRLFNVIGTFSANSEVDGYQMLVNIQDASRLMLYPKGNVTGWRLFLDKPLDVDSLSAQKLPEGASWKDWRERRGELFQAVRMEKNMMGLLLSLIVAVAAFNIITSLGLLVMEKQAEVAILQTQGLSRRQIMALFMVQGASAGVIGALLGAVLGVVLATQLNTIMPAIGLMLDGASLPVDIEPLQVVVIALVAMVIALLSTLYPSWRAAATHPAEALRYE, encoded by the coding sequence ATGTATCAACCTGTCGCGTTATTTATCGGTCTGCGCTACATGCGCGGACGTGCTTCGGACCGCTTCGGGCGGTTTGTTTCCTGGTTATCCACCATTGGTATCACCCTCGGGGTGATGGCGCTGGTGACCGTACTGTCAGTGATGAACGGTTTTGAGAAGGATCTGGAAGGCAACATTCTGGGTCTGATGCCTCAGGCGTTAATCACCACGCCGGGCGGTTCCCTCGATCCTCAGAAAATCACCCATGAACAGGTGTCTGCGTTGCAAAGCGTTAACCGCGCCGTGCCGCTGACCACCGGTGATGTCGTGCTACAAAGTCCCGGCAGCGTCGCGGTAGGCGTAATGCTTGGGGTAGATCCTGACCAAAAAGATCCGCTGGCGAAATACTTAACTGGGGTTGCCCAGCAGGAACTTCAACCCGGTAAATACAACGTCATTCTTGGCGACCAGCTGGCGCAACAGTTAAAAGTGCGCCGCGGGGATCAGTTGCGTCTGATGGTCACCAGCGTCAGCCAGTTCACACCGGTCGGGCGCGTGCCGAGCCAGCGCTTGTTTAACGTCATCGGTACCTTTTCCGCTAACAGCGAAGTGGATGGCTACCAGATGCTGGTCAATATTCAGGACGCCTCACGGCTGATGCTGTATCCGAAAGGCAATGTGACCGGCTGGCGTTTGTTCCTCGACAAACCGCTGGACGTCGATAGCCTGAGCGCGCAAAAACTACCGGAAGGTGCCAGCTGGAAAGACTGGCGCGAACGTCGTGGTGAGTTGTTCCAGGCCGTGCGCATGGAGAAAAATATGATGGGGTTGCTGCTGAGCCTGATCGTCGCCGTCGCCGCGTTTAACATTATTACGTCACTGGGATTACTGGTGATGGAGAAACAAGCCGAAGTGGCCATTTTGCAAACCCAGGGTTTAAGTCGCCGCCAGATTATGGCGCTGTTTATGGTGCAGGGTGCCAGTGCCGGTGTGATTGGCGCGTTGCTGGGTGCCGTGCTGGGCGTGGTACTCGCCACTCAGCTGAATACGATTATGCCCGCTATCGGGCTGATGCTTGATGGCGCATCGTTGCCGGTCGATATCGAACCGCTTCAGGTGGTGGTCATTGCGCTGGTCGCGATGGTCATTGCTTTATTATCTACGCTTTATCCTTCCTGGCGCGCTGCCGCCACCCATCCCGCAGAGGCTTTACGTTATGAGTAA
- the mfd gene encoding transcription-repair coupling factor, translated as MSQDYRYSLPERPGDTRLLGQLTGSACALECAQITERHTGPVLLIAPDMQNALRLRDEIQQFTDYKVLSIADWETLPYDSFSPHQEIISSRLSSLYQLPTMERGIIILPVNTLMQRVCPHEFLHGHALVMKKGQQLSRDKLRAQLEQAGYRSVDQVMEHGEFATRGALLDLYPMGSEEPYRIDFFDDEIDSLRIFDVDTQRTLTEVEHINLLPAHEFPTDKNAIELFRSQWREKFEVRRDAEHVYQQVSKGTFPAGIEYWQPLFFSQPLTTLFSYLPENTLILNTGDLEAAAGRFWQDTCQRYESRRVDPMRPLLEPENLWLRVESLFTELKSWPRVQLRTDSLADKAANTNLSYEKLPDLSVQPQNKAPMDNLRRFNESFAGSLVFSVESEGRRETLQDLLARIKLMPTLITRIEQAETAGRYIMIGSCERGFLDAGKQLALICESDLLGERVARRRQDSRRSINTDTLIRNLAELRPGQPVVHVEHGVGRYLGLTTLETGGITAEYLILTYAGEDKLYVPVSSLHLISRYAGGADESAPLHKLGGEAWSKARQKAAEKVRDVAAELLDIYAQREAKSGFAFKHDKEQYQLFCQAFPFETTPDQAQAINAVLTDMTQPLAMDRLVCGDVGFGKTEVAMRAAFLAVSNNKQVAVLVPTTLLAQQHFDNFRDRFASWPVRIEMMSRFRSAKEQNVVLEDAVEGKVDIIIGTHKLLQSDLRWKDLGLLIVDEEHRFGVRHKERIKAMRADVDILTLTATPIPRTLNMAMSGMRDLSIIATPPARRMAVKTFVREYDSLVVREAILREILRGGQVYYLYNDVENIEKATQRLAELVPEARIAIGHGQMRERDLERVMNDFHHQRFNVLVCTTIIETGIDIPTANTIIIERADHFGLAQLHQLRGRVGRSHHQAYAYLLTPPPKAMSVDAHKRLEAIASLEDLGAGFALATHDLEIRGAGELLGEGQSGQMTSIGFSLYMELLENAVEALKEGREPSLEDLTTSQTEVEMRMPALLPEDFIPDVNTRLSLYKRIASAKSEGELDELRVELIDRFGTLPDGARNLLQIAVLRLKAKELGIRRIEGNERGGFIEFGDKNRVDPGFLIGLLQKQPQVYRLDGPAKLKFMLDLTDRPKRLKFVGDMLSEFTEHLI; from the coding sequence ATGTCTCAAGATTATCGTTATTCGTTGCCTGAACGTCCGGGCGACACCCGCCTGTTAGGGCAGCTTACGGGCTCTGCCTGCGCGCTGGAATGCGCCCAAATCACTGAACGCCATACGGGCCCGGTCCTGCTGATTGCGCCTGATATGCAAAATGCCCTGCGCCTGCGCGATGAAATTCAACAGTTTACTGATTATAAAGTCCTGAGCATTGCGGACTGGGAAACACTGCCTTACGACAGTTTTTCGCCACATCAGGAAATTATTTCCTCACGTCTTTCCAGTTTGTATCAGCTTCCGACTATGGAACGCGGCATCATCATTCTGCCGGTGAATACGCTGATGCAACGCGTCTGCCCGCATGAATTTCTGCACGGCCACGCGCTGGTGATGAAAAAAGGCCAGCAGCTTTCACGCGATAAACTGCGTGCACAGCTCGAACAAGCCGGTTACCGCAGTGTAGATCAGGTGATGGAACACGGTGAATTTGCTACCCGTGGTGCCCTGCTTGATTTGTATCCGATGGGCAGCGAAGAACCCTACCGCATTGATTTTTTTGATGATGAAATCGACAGCCTGCGCATTTTCGACGTGGATACCCAGCGCACGCTGACTGAAGTGGAACACATCAATCTGCTGCCCGCGCACGAATTTCCGACCGATAAAAACGCCATCGAGCTGTTCCGTAGCCAGTGGCGCGAGAAGTTCGAAGTGCGTCGCGATGCAGAGCACGTTTATCAGCAGGTCAGCAAAGGCACCTTCCCGGCCGGTATCGAATACTGGCAACCGCTCTTTTTCAGTCAGCCGCTGACCACCCTGTTCAGTTATCTGCCGGAAAACACGCTGATACTGAACACCGGCGATCTGGAAGCCGCTGCCGGGCGCTTCTGGCAGGATACCTGCCAGCGTTACGAAAGCCGCCGCGTCGATCCGATGCGTCCGTTGCTCGAGCCGGAAAATCTGTGGCTGCGTGTCGAGTCGCTGTTTACCGAGCTGAAATCCTGGCCACGTGTTCAGTTGCGTACTGATTCGCTGGCGGATAAAGCTGCCAACACCAATCTGAGTTACGAAAAGCTGCCAGATTTATCCGTTCAGCCGCAGAACAAAGCGCCGATGGATAACCTGCGTCGCTTCAATGAATCCTTTGCTGGCAGTCTGGTATTTTCCGTAGAAAGTGAAGGCCGCCGTGAAACGCTTCAGGATCTGCTGGCGCGCATCAAACTGATGCCGACGCTGATCACCCGCATTGAACAAGCTGAAACCGCCGGTCGTTACATCATGATTGGCTCATGCGAACGCGGTTTCCTCGATGCCGGTAAACAGCTCGCACTGATCTGCGAAAGCGATTTGCTGGGTGAGCGCGTGGCGCGTCGCCGTCAGGACAGCCGCCGGTCAATCAATACCGATACGCTGATCCGTAACCTCGCCGAACTGCGTCCCGGCCAGCCGGTGGTGCATGTCGAACATGGCGTGGGGCGTTATCTCGGACTGACGACGCTGGAAACCGGCGGTATTACTGCCGAATATCTGATACTGACCTACGCCGGTGAAGACAAACTGTATGTGCCGGTATCATCGCTGCATCTCATCAGCCGTTATGCAGGTGGCGCCGATGAGAGCGCGCCGCTGCATAAACTCGGCGGTGAAGCCTGGTCGAAAGCGCGGCAGAAAGCGGCGGAGAAAGTGCGCGATGTAGCCGCTGAACTGCTGGATATCTACGCCCAGCGCGAAGCCAAAAGCGGTTTTGCGTTTAAACACGACAAAGAACAGTATCAGTTGTTCTGTCAGGCTTTCCCGTTTGAAACCACGCCGGATCAGGCTCAGGCCATTAACGCTGTCCTGACCGACATGACCCAACCGCTGGCGATGGACCGGCTGGTCTGTGGTGACGTTGGTTTCGGTAAAACCGAAGTGGCGATGCGCGCGGCCTTCCTGGCCGTTTCCAACAACAAGCAGGTGGCGGTGCTGGTGCCTACCACGTTGCTGGCACAGCAGCACTTTGACAACTTCCGCGATCGTTTCGCCAGCTGGCCGGTGCGCATTGAAATGATGTCCCGTTTCCGCAGTGCCAAAGAGCAAAATGTGGTGCTGGAAGATGCGGTTGAAGGCAAAGTCGATATCATTATCGGCACACACAAATTGCTGCAAAGCGATCTGCGCTGGAAAGATCTGGGGCTGCTGATTGTCGACGAAGAACACCGTTTCGGCGTGCGTCATAAAGAGCGCATCAAGGCGATGCGTGCAGACGTGGATATTCTGACCCTGACCGCAACCCCTATCCCGCGTACGCTAAACATGGCAATGAGCGGCATGCGTGACCTGTCGATTATCGCCACACCACCCGCGCGCCGTATGGCGGTTAAAACCTTTGTGCGTGAATACGACAGCCTGGTAGTACGCGAGGCGATCCTGCGTGAAATACTGCGCGGCGGGCAGGTTTATTATCTCTACAACGATGTTGAGAATATCGAGAAAGCGACCCAGCGGCTGGCGGAACTGGTGCCGGAAGCGCGTATCGCTATCGGCCACGGTCAGATGCGTGAACGCGACCTCGAACGGGTGATGAATGATTTCCACCACCAGCGGTTCAACGTACTGGTGTGTACCACCATCATTGAAACCGGTATCGATATTCCGACCGCTAACACGATCATTATTGAGCGCGCCGACCACTTTGGTCTGGCGCAGTTACATCAGTTGCGTGGCCGCGTCGGGCGGTCACACCATCAGGCCTATGCTTATCTGCTGACGCCGCCGCCGAAAGCCATGTCGGTCGATGCGCATAAGCGTCTGGAGGCCATTGCCTCGCTGGAGGATCTGGGTGCCGGTTTTGCGCTGGCGACACACGACCTTGAAATCCGCGGTGCAGGCGAACTGCTCGGTGAAGGCCAGAGCGGCCAGATGACCAGCATCGGTTTCTCGCTGTATATGGAGTTGCTGGAAAACGCCGTCGAAGCGTTGAAAGAAGGCCGCGAACCATCGCTGGAAGATTTAACCACCAGCCAGACCGAAGTCGAAATGCGCATGCCTGCGCTGCTGCCGGAGGATTTCATTCCTGATGTGAATACGCGCCTGTCGTTGTATAAACGTATCGCCAGTGCGAAAAGCGAAGGTGAACTGGATGAACTGCGCGTTGAACTGATTGACCGTTTCGGCACGCTGCCGGACGGTGCGCGTAATTTGTTGCAGATTGCCGTACTGCGCCTTAAAGCCAAAGAACTGGGTATCCGCCGTATTGAAGGCAATGAGCGCGGTGGATTCATTGAGTTTGGCGATAAGAACCGTGTGGATCCGGGCTTCCTGATTGGTCTGTTACAGAAACAACCACAGGTTTATCGTCTGGACGGCCCGGCAAAACTGAAGTTTATGTTAGATCTGACCGATCGTCCGAAACGCCTGAAGTTTGTCGGTGACATGCTGAGTGAGTTTACTGAGCATCTGATCTGA
- a CDS encoding nucleotidyltransferase family protein, translating to MAGIILLAAGTGSRFIAAGGKGNKLNAPLQKTAGNAVTVFEATLRQARASRLPVHVVTRPENRPVQECCLREGIPFTLISSTGTGGSIAAGVRDTADWDGWLIHLADMPFVTPEVFAAVADTLGRGTIVRPYWQNEPGHPVGFALPMREKLLLLRGDNGARELFRSHAWVRLDFNNPAVTTDIDFPEQLSSSLLIPDGNQYAAS from the coding sequence ATGGCAGGTATTATTCTTCTCGCAGCAGGTACCGGAAGCCGGTTTATTGCCGCAGGGGGTAAAGGAAACAAGCTGAATGCTCCCCTGCAAAAAACAGCAGGAAACGCTGTCACGGTTTTTGAGGCCACTTTGCGTCAGGCTCGCGCGAGCCGGTTGCCGGTACACGTGGTCACCCGCCCTGAAAACCGTCCGGTTCAGGAATGTTGTTTGCGCGAGGGAATACCGTTTACGCTCATCAGCAGTACCGGCACCGGAGGATCCATCGCCGCCGGTGTGCGTGATACAGCAGACTGGGACGGCTGGCTGATCCATCTGGCCGATATGCCTTTTGTCACCCCAGAAGTTTTTGCCGCCGTGGCGGATACTTTGGGTCGGGGGACGATCGTACGCCCGTACTGGCAAAACGAACCGGGGCATCCTGTCGGTTTTGCCCTGCCAATGCGTGAAAAACTCCTGCTCTTGCGCGGTGACAACGGCGCACGGGAACTGTTCCGCAGCCATGCCTGGGTACGCCTGGATTTCAACAATCCTGCCGTGACGACAGACATCGATTTTCCGGAGCAACTTTCCTCTTCCCTGCTTATTCCGGACGGAAATCAGTATGCAGCATCTTGA
- a CDS encoding XdhC family protein: protein MQHLDNEVISQAITWLTHQPVWLCTVLNTYGSSPRAPGALMVATRDGHFCGSLSGGCVEEDFLQRIAAGEYQQPSQIVRYGEGGLTPDIALPCGGALDVLLEYLPATADNRDYLQRMGMALAGHYALSKSITPPAACDHLALTDYYHATQIIRDGDCVMLHLAAPPRLLIAGLSGVALYCADFACALGFEVVVCECRDDVLENFLPRLKSEVRLEKQFPAKYLEQQSCHANTAIVALTHDPRMDDLTLMEAVNTPAFYIGAMGSQRNSARRHARLQSIADFTAEDFSRLHAPVGLQIGSKTPAEIALAVMADIVKHKNGIKAV, encoded by the coding sequence ATGCAGCATCTTGATAATGAGGTGATTTCTCAGGCCATAACATGGCTGACACATCAGCCGGTATGGCTTTGTACAGTGCTCAACACCTACGGTTCTTCTCCGCGCGCGCCAGGTGCCTTGATGGTCGCGACACGCGACGGGCATTTCTGCGGGTCGCTTTCCGGCGGCTGTGTCGAAGAAGATTTTTTGCAGCGTATTGCGGCGGGTGAATATCAGCAACCGAGCCAGATTGTGCGCTATGGCGAAGGGGGGCTGACGCCCGATATCGCGCTGCCGTGTGGGGGGGCGCTGGACGTGCTGCTCGAATATTTACCTGCGACTGCCGATAATAGAGATTATCTGCAACGCATGGGGATGGCGCTTGCGGGTCATTACGCGCTCAGCAAATCCATCACACCGCCTGCCGCCTGTGATCATCTGGCGCTGACAGATTATTATCATGCCACGCAAATCATACGCGACGGCGATTGCGTCATGTTGCATCTGGCGGCACCGCCAAGGTTACTGATCGCCGGTCTGTCGGGCGTGGCTCTCTACTGCGCCGATTTTGCCTGCGCACTGGGCTTCGAAGTGGTGGTTTGCGAATGTCGGGATGACGTGCTGGAAAACTTTTTACCGAGGCTGAAATCGGAGGTCCGGCTGGAAAAGCAGTTTCCGGCAAAATATCTCGAACAGCAAAGCTGTCATGCGAATACCGCGATTGTGGCGCTGACCCACGATCCGCGAATGGATGACCTGACGCTGATGGAAGCAGTGAACACCCCGGCATTTTACATCGGTGCGATGGGTTCACAGCGCAACAGCGCACGACGCCATGCGCGTCTGCAAAGCATCGCTGATTTCACTGCGGAAGATTTTTCCCGCCTGCACGCACCAGTGGGATTGCAAATTGGCAGCAAAACTCCGGCTGAAATCGCACTCGCCGTCATGGCCGATATCGTAAAACACAAAAATGGCATTAAAGCGGTATAA
- a CDS encoding glycine zipper 2TM domain-containing protein, translated as MNKSMLAGVGIGVAAALGIAGVASMNVFSSGPEYAQVVSATPIKETTKIPRQECRNVTVTHRRPVQDEHQIAGSVLGAVAGGVLGHQFGGGRGRDVATVAGALGGGYAGNRVQSSMQENDTYTTQQQRCKTVYDKEDKTLGYDVTYKIGDQQGKVRMDHDPGTQIPLDKSGQLQLTRS; from the coding sequence GTGAACAAGTCAATGTTAGCTGGGGTCGGTATCGGTGTGGCTGCGGCGTTGGGCATTGCTGGCGTTGCAAGCATGAATGTTTTTTCATCTGGCCCGGAATACGCGCAGGTCGTCAGCGCGACGCCAATTAAAGAAACGACGAAAATCCCGCGTCAGGAATGTCGTAATGTGACGGTCACTCACCGACGTCCTGTACAGGATGAGCATCAGATTGCCGGTTCCGTACTCGGCGCAGTCGCCGGTGGCGTGCTGGGTCATCAGTTTGGCGGCGGCCGCGGGCGTGACGTTGCGACAGTCGCGGGTGCACTGGGCGGGGGCTATGCGGGGAACCGTGTGCAGAGCAGCATGCAGGAAAACGACACCTACACCACGCAGCAGCAGCGCTGTAAAACCGTGTATGACAAAGAAGATAAAACGCTGGGTTATGATGTGACCTATAAAATAGGCGATCAGCAAGGCAAAGTGCGTATGGACCACGATCCGGGCACACAAATTCCGCTGGATAAAAGCGGTCAGTTGCAACTTACCCGTTCATAA